A stretch of the Pseudanabaena sp. BC1403 genome encodes the following:
- the fabG gene encoding 3-oxoacyl-[acyl-carrier-protein] reductase: MGFLEGQVAIVTGASRGIGRAIAVALATEGAKVVVNYASSASAAEEVVAEIKSKGGEAIIFHADVSHEAQVESLLKSAIDTWGRVDILVNNAGITRDTLLLRMKLEDWQAVIDLNLTGVFLTTRAVSKVMLKQKSGRIINIASVAGQMGNPGQGNYSAAKAGVIGFTKTVAKEMASRGITVNAVAPGFIATDMTADLKNTDEILKFIPLGRYGQPEDIAGMVRFLAADPAAAYITGQVFNVDGGMVMA; this comes from the coding sequence ATGGGATTTTTAGAAGGTCAGGTGGCGATTGTTACAGGTGCGTCTAGGGGCATTGGACGGGCGATCGCAGTTGCACTTGCGACTGAAGGTGCAAAGGTTGTCGTGAACTATGCTAGTTCTGCTAGTGCGGCGGAAGAAGTTGTAGCCGAGATTAAAAGCAAAGGTGGCGAGGCAATCATCTTCCATGCCGATGTTTCCCATGAAGCTCAGGTGGAAAGCTTACTCAAATCAGCGATCGACACATGGGGCCGTGTGGATATCTTGGTTAACAATGCGGGCATTACTCGCGATACGTTGTTGCTACGCATGAAGCTAGAAGATTGGCAAGCTGTAATCGACCTCAACCTGACAGGCGTATTTCTCACCACCCGTGCCGTATCAAAAGTCATGCTCAAACAGAAATCGGGACGAATTATTAATATTGCCTCTGTTGCAGGACAAATGGGTAACCCTGGACAAGGCAATTACAGCGCGGCAAAAGCTGGAGTAATTGGCTTTACCAAAACTGTTGCGAAGGAAATGGCAAGCCGTGGCATTACTGTGAATGCAGTTGCGCCTGGATTTATTGCGACAGATATGACCGCAGATCTCAAGAATACCGATGAGATTCTCAAATTTATTCCCCTTGGTCGCTATGGTCAACCTGAAGACATTGCAGGAATGGTTAGATTTTTGGCGGCTGATCCTGCGGCGGCGTACATTACTGGACAAGTATTTAATGTCGATGGCGGCATGGTCATGGCTTAA
- a CDS encoding DUF4327 family protein encodes MLHSLYYSISAIQDEARHLLESGRLTRSQPIHTLCRFFRDREWCQIERELENNQYLLRDRICDLVSHECWQSD; translated from the coding sequence ATGTTGCACTCACTTTATTATTCCATCAGCGCTATTCAAGACGAAGCAAGACATTTACTCGAAAGCGGACGACTCACGCGAAGTCAACCCATTCACACTCTTTGTCGTTTCTTTCGCGATCGCGAATGGTGTCAAATCGAACGAGAACTAGAAAACAATCAATACCTATTGCGCGATCGTATTTGCGATTTAGTTAGTCATGAATGTTGGCAAAGTGATTAA
- a CDS encoding branched-chain amino acid ABC transporter permease yields MDFSVFLQQFLNGLSIGSVYAIFALGYTLVFSILGIINFAHGAVFTLGAYFTYVLCGGAFGFNGILANLSLPKELHLPFFVAIFISSILAGFVSILIERIAFRPLRDRQADPLLTLVSSLGVAVVIVNTIQYFVGAESYNFPANIYGSLPPAINFGTIDKPINIRTVQIVIFGVSGIILAILTYGINFTKLGKAMKAVAEDSTTASLLGINTDFFILLTFFVSGFLAGLAGTLVGSSVSIAGPYFGIGFGLKGLAVIVLGGLGNIPGAVVGGIILGLAESFVPSEQSAYKDAVAFALLFIVLLVRPQGLLGKIFVQKV; encoded by the coding sequence ATGGACTTTTCGGTATTTTTACAGCAATTTTTGAATGGCTTATCGATTGGCAGTGTCTACGCCATCTTTGCTCTTGGATACACATTAGTATTCTCGATTTTAGGAATTATTAACTTTGCTCACGGTGCTGTGTTTACGCTTGGAGCATATTTTACCTATGTACTCTGTGGCGGCGCATTTGGATTCAATGGCATACTTGCTAACCTATCCTTACCTAAAGAACTACATTTACCCTTTTTTGTTGCCATTTTCATCAGCAGTATTCTTGCAGGATTCGTAAGCATACTAATTGAGCGGATCGCTTTTCGACCTTTACGCGATCGCCAAGCCGACCCTTTACTCACCTTAGTTTCCAGTTTGGGCGTAGCTGTAGTCATCGTCAACACGATCCAATATTTTGTGGGAGCTGAGAGTTATAACTTCCCCGCCAATATTTACGGCAGCCTACCACCAGCGATAAATTTCGGCACAATCGACAAACCAATCAACATTCGCACCGTCCAAATTGTTATTTTTGGTGTATCAGGGATTATTTTAGCAATTCTCACCTATGGGATTAACTTCACCAAGCTAGGCAAAGCGATGAAAGCCGTAGCTGAAGATTCTACCACCGCTAGCCTTTTGGGCATTAATACCGATTTTTTCATTCTGCTCACCTTTTTCGTGTCAGGATTCTTGGCTGGACTAGCAGGAACTCTAGTTGGCTCCAGCGTCAGTATTGCTGGTCCCTATTTTGGCATCGGATTTGGCTTAAAAGGTCTAGCTGTAATCGTCTTGGGCGGACTAGGCAATATTCCTGGAGCCGTCGTTGGAGGGATTATCTTAGGACTAGCAGAGTCCTTTGTGCCGTCCGAACAGTCAGCATACAAAGATGCCGTAGCCTTTGCTTTACTATTTATCGTCCTACTTGTCCGCCCCCAAGGACTTCTCGGCAAAATCTTCGTCCAGAAAGTCTAG
- a CDS encoding C39 family peptidase, producing MGFLKNSTLAIAIVAIAVTVTPAISAITTLNRPHGVSKKSQDKSQDLVATNDSSEPIQLPDTGAQNDSWSCGPNSAARILRYYGHDVNYATVRAATDKKLFLPQKFRNPLNNQWVEVRTGTPPQTLQQVMQRWEGNRVRRSPQTNFNKLIKLVQSGKPAIALVRVGGLTIPYVGAIPYLHWIAVTGSNSQSQQIYYTDTNSQTYSLSYQDFQTMWNLGLDRDVSGAIASVLKSNGVEARTIVWVDK from the coding sequence ATGGGTTTTTTAAAAAATTCTACACTTGCGATCGCGATAGTTGCGATCGCTGTAACAGTCACGCCAGCAATATCAGCGATTACCACGCTCAATCGTCCTCATGGAGTATCAAAAAAATCTCAGGATAAATCTCAGGATTTAGTTGCTACTAATGACTCATCTGAACCAATTCAGCTGCCCGATACAGGCGCACAGAACGATAGTTGGAGCTGTGGACCAAATTCGGCGGCGCGGATATTACGTTATTACGGTCATGATGTTAACTATGCAACAGTTCGAGCCGCGACTGACAAAAAACTATTTTTGCCACAAAAATTCCGTAATCCTTTGAATAATCAATGGGTTGAGGTGCGAACTGGTACGCCGCCGCAGACCTTGCAACAGGTTATGCAACGATGGGAAGGCAATCGCGTCAGGAGATCTCCACAAACTAACTTTAATAAGTTAATTAAGCTAGTGCAATCAGGTAAACCTGCGATCGCTTTAGTTAGGGTCGGCGGTTTAACTATTCCCTATGTTGGAGCGATTCCTTACTTGCATTGGATCGCAGTGACAGGATCTAATTCACAAAGTCAACAAATTTATTACACAGATACTAATAGCCAAACTTATTCTTTGTCCTACCAAGATTTTCAGACAATGTGGAATTTGGGCTTGGATCGAGATGTAAGCGGTGCGATCGCAAGTGTTCTTAAAAGTAATGGTGTAGAGGCAAGAACAATCGTTTGGGTAGATAAATAA
- a CDS encoding tetratricopeptide repeat protein, with the protein MIKTAMTKIALVGFLPLICSLAPALAPIALAQTSSTATSEITQKISQSDPLANTPLKLVERANSLREQNQLDRALALYRQAIAASPELVPAYYGLGVALRQKGDIQGAIEAHRQAILIDKSYTPAYYGLGIALYQKGDANGAIDAYNQFVQLSKADTNLAPVYYNLGLAHERKNNIQGAIDSFRKAIEFDPKYALAHNGLGTVLRRQGNRQEAIASYRKAIELAPQYAVAHFALGISLYEERDYAGSIDAYKRVTTIDPNFPNVYYNLGLAYNQLDDRQKAIATFRKASEQDPRNADIYAALGSALLREGNIPEAAEAFKRSTEINPRVASTFNGLGLALRRQGDLEGAIAAYEKSITINPRYAAAYNNLGRVLSDQNRNADAITAFRQAIAIDTKNAVAYSNLGNLLRAQGNSDEAIDAFQKTIAIGKEDLWVDYTSLGLAYADRGRLGEAQTAYFKALSLNPTFAKAHFGLGALYTLKGEVSNAIRSYQEALKLYEENRDAEWIKRTQQAIQALQGIT; encoded by the coding sequence ATGATCAAAACCGCAATGACGAAGATCGCACTAGTAGGGTTTCTTCCGCTAATATGCAGTCTCGCTCCTGCTCTTGCCCCGATCGCCTTAGCTCAGACATCATCGACTGCTACAAGTGAGATTACTCAAAAAATTTCTCAGAGTGATCCACTTGCCAATACACCACTCAAGCTGGTTGAACGTGCCAACTCTCTAAGAGAGCAAAATCAGCTTGATCGCGCCCTTGCTTTGTATCGCCAAGCGATAGCCGCGAGTCCAGAGTTAGTTCCTGCTTACTATGGTTTGGGGGTGGCTTTGCGCCAAAAGGGGGATATCCAAGGTGCAATCGAAGCTCACCGCCAAGCGATTTTAATCGATAAAAGCTATACGCCTGCCTATTATGGTTTGGGGATTGCCCTTTATCAAAAGGGTGATGCCAATGGGGCAATCGATGCTTACAACCAGTTTGTGCAGCTCAGCAAAGCGGATACTAACCTTGCGCCTGTTTATTACAATTTGGGGTTGGCTCATGAACGCAAAAATAATATTCAGGGAGCGATCGATTCTTTTCGCAAGGCGATCGAGTTTGATCCTAAATATGCTCTTGCCCATAACGGTCTAGGCACTGTCCTGCGTCGCCAAGGCAATCGTCAAGAGGCGATCGCATCTTATCGCAAGGCGATCGAGCTTGCTCCGCAGTATGCAGTAGCCCATTTTGCGCTGGGAATTTCGCTGTATGAAGAGCGTGACTATGCAGGATCAATCGATGCTTATAAACGAGTAACTACAATTGATCCTAATTTTCCGAATGTTTATTACAATCTTGGCTTGGCATACAACCAACTCGATGATCGGCAAAAGGCGATCGCGACTTTCCGCAAAGCATCCGAACAAGATCCCCGTAATGCCGATATCTATGCGGCACTTGGTAGTGCTCTATTGCGAGAGGGAAATATTCCTGAAGCGGCGGAAGCCTTTAAACGAAGTACAGAAATCAATCCGAGGGTTGCGAGCACTTTCAATGGTTTAGGGCTTGCTCTGCGTCGGCAAGGCGATCTCGAAGGGGCGATCGCAGCCTATGAAAAATCGATCACGATTAATCCTAGATATGCAGCGGCTTATAACAATCTTGGGCGGGTTTTGTCTGATCAAAACCGTAACGCTGATGCAATTACCGCGTTTCGACAGGCGATCGCGATTGATACCAAGAATGCAGTTGCCTATAGTAATCTTGGCAATTTATTACGCGCTCAGGGCAATAGTGATGAGGCGATTGATGCTTTCCAAAAAACTATTGCGATCGGTAAAGAAGATTTATGGGTGGACTATACCAGTTTGGGGCTTGCCTATGCCGATCGTGGCAGACTTGGTGAAGCTCAAACTGCCTATTTTAAGGCACTATCTTTAAATCCCACTTTTGCCAAGGCACATTTTGGACTGGGGGCTTTGTATACGCTGAAGGGGGAAGTCAGCAATGCGATTCGCTCTTACCAAGAAGCCTTGAAGTTATACGAAGAAAATCGTGATGCCGAATGGATTAAGCGCACTCAACAAGCAATCCAAGCCTTGCAGGGAATTACATAA